The following coding sequences lie in one Pseudarthrobacter phenanthrenivorans Sphe3 genomic window:
- a CDS encoding glycosyltransferase family 9 protein — protein MEQLTVEFGGSRQMGTGVGPVLEKFDAVTKIVVLRGGGLGDLIFAIPAMAALKAAYPAATLTLLGTPVHQALLEATESPVDEVFVLPFAEGVRPGEEDADTLDLFFEDMRGRNFDLAVQLHGGGRYSNPFLLRLGARHTVGTRTADAASLERTVPYLYYQHEPLRALEVAGLAGAFPVDLEARLAPAQKAAPGAAVKADDDGAQPLVVIHPGATDPRRRWPAERFAELASACAADGYRVAVVGDQSERGLAAEIAEGAASAQVRSLAGELDMGGLVALLAKAAVVVGNDSGPRHLAQALGVPTVGIFWAGNVINAGALGRSLHRIHASWVTACPTCGIDVTQVGWTAPRCAHDDSVVAGVAVRDVHEDVRSLAATERRAGAA, from the coding sequence GTGGAGCAGCTTACGGTTGAGTTTGGTGGTTCCCGGCAGATGGGTACCGGGGTGGGTCCGGTGTTGGAGAAGTTCGATGCTGTCACAAAGATCGTGGTGTTACGTGGGGGAGGCCTGGGCGACCTGATCTTCGCCATCCCCGCCATGGCCGCACTCAAGGCAGCCTATCCTGCCGCGACTTTGACCCTGCTGGGCACTCCCGTGCACCAGGCCCTGCTCGAGGCAACCGAGAGTCCGGTGGACGAGGTGTTCGTCCTGCCTTTCGCGGAGGGCGTCCGCCCCGGCGAGGAAGATGCGGACACTCTGGACCTGTTCTTCGAGGATATGCGGGGACGAAACTTCGATCTCGCCGTACAGCTTCATGGCGGGGGACGGTATTCAAACCCTTTCCTGCTGCGGCTGGGCGCCCGCCACACCGTGGGTACCCGCACCGCGGACGCTGCCAGCCTGGAACGGACGGTTCCCTACCTCTACTATCAGCATGAGCCGCTGAGGGCGCTGGAAGTGGCCGGACTGGCGGGTGCCTTCCCTGTTGATCTTGAGGCCCGCCTGGCACCGGCACAAAAGGCCGCGCCAGGCGCGGCAGTGAAGGCGGACGACGACGGCGCGCAGCCTTTGGTGGTGATCCATCCGGGCGCCACGGATCCTCGCCGTCGTTGGCCGGCGGAGCGGTTCGCTGAACTTGCATCCGCCTGCGCTGCCGACGGTTACCGGGTTGCCGTCGTGGGGGACCAGAGCGAGCGCGGCCTCGCCGCAGAGATCGCGGAAGGGGCGGCGTCGGCGCAAGTCCGGTCCCTCGCAGGAGAACTGGATATGGGCGGCCTGGTGGCCCTCTTGGCCAAGGCGGCCGTGGTGGTGGGCAACGACAGTGGTCCCCGGCATCTCGCGCAGGCCCTCGGTGTTCCCACGGTAGGGATTTTCTGGGCCGGCAACGTCATTAATGCCGGGGCCCTGGGCAGGAGCCTCCACCGTATCCATGCGTCATGGGTAACCGCCTGCCCCACGTGCGGTATCGATGTCACACAGGTCGGCTGGACGGCACCGAGGTGTGCCCATGACGATTCAGTGGTAGCCGGCGTCGCAGTACGGGACGTCCACGAAGACGTCCGCAGCCTGGCCGCCACGGAACGTCGGGCAGGGGCCGCATGA
- a CDS encoding DUF4193 domain-containing protein, protein MATDYDELRSDVKESQDNSLEQLQSANAPDARSVVLELDEADGLDGAGVPGGEFVAEELVVQVIPQADDEFTCYSCFLVRHRSQIARQKDGHSYCTECEG, encoded by the coding sequence GTGGCAACCGATTACGATGAACTGCGCTCCGACGTCAAGGAATCGCAGGACAACTCCCTCGAGCAGCTCCAGTCAGCCAATGCTCCCGACGCACGCAGCGTCGTCCTGGAGCTGGATGAGGCCGACGGGCTTGACGGCGCCGGCGTGCCCGGAGGCGAATTCGTCGCCGAAGAGCTCGTGGTGCAGGTCATCCCCCAGGCCGACGACGAATTCACCTGCTACTCCTGCTTCCTGGTCCGTCACCGGTCCCAGATTGCACGCCAGAAAGATGGCCACAGTTACTGCACGGAGTGCGAAGGCTAG